Proteins from a genomic interval of Sporolactobacillus sp. Y61:
- a CDS encoding IS1634 family transposase has product MYLRRVSRKNKDGRTVAYLQLAQNEWDSKAKYAKARVIYSFGREDQLDVDALRRLVESISRYLSPEEALRAQSEIGQAADFAFKASKRLGGVWTLDQLWKMLSMDQIIHELLAGRKHDIDVERLIFAMVANRALDPTSKLGLEEWIQDEVALPGLNEAHVHQFYRAMDLLLEMRSQLEEQVYFSTANLLNLEVDLIYFDTTSSYFEVEPQEAPEKENLRKLGYSKDKRPDLLQVVIGMAVTKEGLPIRCWVWPGNTADKTVVEEAKKDLVGWKLGRVISVMDRGFSTEDNLTTLQRAGGHYIVGEPMRSGKKIVDEAMSRKGRYQKVRNHLEVKEIVVGDGEKRQRFILAYNSKEAEKDKKQRERLVRDLEMALEDLHQLPEKKHTKAACALRSHKLYGRYLRQLKDGQLRINRQALRDAARYDGKYLIRTSDDTLSAEEVALGYKNLMAVENGFRTLKSTLCLRPMYHRIEDRIKTHVLLNWLALLLIRLAELKTGETWPKLKHTMDQMVLGKFSSKKGDFYQRTEITAKQHEIIKALGIKVPRKICRIDLKS; this is encoded by the coding sequence ATGTACTTACGAAGGGTTTCTCGAAAAAATAAAGATGGTCGTACAGTAGCCTATCTGCAGCTGGCTCAAAATGAGTGGGATTCCAAGGCCAAATATGCCAAAGCAAGGGTGATTTATTCGTTCGGTCGCGAGGATCAACTGGATGTTGACGCGCTCCGTCGGCTGGTGGAAAGCATTTCAAGGTATCTCTCTCCTGAAGAAGCCCTGCGGGCTCAGTCTGAGATTGGTCAGGCGGCTGATTTTGCTTTCAAAGCATCCAAAAGGCTGGGTGGAGTCTGGACACTGGATCAGCTCTGGAAAATGCTGAGCATGGACCAGATCATTCATGAATTATTGGCGGGTCGTAAACATGATATCGACGTCGAACGACTCATCTTCGCTATGGTAGCCAATCGAGCTCTGGATCCAACAAGCAAGCTGGGGCTTGAGGAGTGGATACAGGATGAAGTGGCACTGCCCGGACTCAATGAGGCACATGTCCATCAGTTTTACCGTGCCATGGATTTACTCCTGGAAATGCGCAGCCAGCTGGAGGAACAGGTTTATTTTTCGACAGCGAATCTACTGAATCTTGAAGTCGACCTGATCTATTTTGATACAACCTCGTCCTACTTTGAGGTTGAGCCCCAGGAAGCTCCGGAAAAGGAAAATCTGCGAAAGCTGGGCTATTCCAAAGACAAACGTCCGGATCTGCTGCAGGTGGTCATCGGCATGGCCGTTACGAAGGAAGGCTTGCCCATCCGATGCTGGGTCTGGCCAGGTAACACGGCGGATAAAACAGTCGTTGAAGAGGCCAAAAAGGATTTAGTTGGCTGGAAGCTGGGACGGGTGATCAGTGTGATGGACCGTGGCTTTTCCACGGAGGACAATCTAACGACGCTGCAGCGTGCCGGAGGGCATTATATTGTTGGTGAGCCCATGCGTTCCGGTAAGAAAATTGTGGATGAAGCGATGTCCCGCAAGGGACGTTATCAAAAGGTTCGCAACCATCTTGAGGTTAAGGAGATTGTCGTCGGGGACGGAGAAAAGCGGCAGCGTTTTATCCTCGCCTACAACTCAAAAGAAGCAGAGAAAGATAAGAAACAGCGGGAACGACTGGTTCGTGATTTGGAGATGGCTCTGGAAGACTTACATCAGTTGCCTGAAAAGAAGCATACCAAAGCGGCCTGTGCCCTGCGGTCACATAAGCTTTATGGTCGTTATCTTCGCCAGCTGAAGGACGGGCAGCTGAGAATTAATCGGCAGGCGCTTCGAGATGCGGCGCGTTATGACGGGAAATACCTGATTCGAACATCGGATGACACCCTGTCCGCAGAAGAAGTGGCGCTGGGATACAAGAACCTGATGGCTGTAGAAAATGGATTCCGAACCTTAAAGTCTACACTCTGTCTTCGACCGATGTACCATCGGATCGAGGATCGGATTAAGACGCACGTTTTACTGAACTGGCTGGCTCTGCTTCTTATTCGGCTGGCGGAACTGAAGACCGGTGAAACCTGGCCAAAACTGAAACATACCATGGATCAGATGGTTCTGGGCAAATTTTCTTCAAAAAAAGGAGACTTCTATCAAAGGACGGAAATCACCGCAAAACAGCATGAAATCATTAAGGCTCTTGGGATAAAGGTCCCTCGAAAGATATGTCGAATCGACCTTAAATCCTAG
- a CDS encoding SEFIR domain-containing protein, protein MTLKRKTAFISYSWDSDEHGKWVWEFANDLRSKAGVIADIDKFHAHDETVNLYEMMINGIRDNDYVMIKSFVVCKFISVEAESSFWIKGSDFTRFR, encoded by the coding sequence TTGACTCTCAAACGAAAAACTGCATTTATAAGTTATAGCTGGGATAGCGATGAACATGGGAAATGGGTCTGGGAATTTGCAAACGATTTAAGATCAAAAGCAGGAGTAATTGCTGATATTGATAAATTCCATGCCCACGATGAAACAGTAAATTTGTATGAAATGATGATAAATGGTATACGTGATAATGATTATGTTATGATCAAGTCTTTTGTTGTGTGTAAATTCATCTCAGTAGAAGCCGAGTCATCCTTTTGGATAAAGGGTAGTGACTTTACCCGGTTTCGCTGA
- a CDS encoding IS256 family transposase translates to MAHLQITLDEQLLHHLFIGNEKDSAMDDLLEMILNQVLNAQASEQINAEKYERSEKRTDYRNGSYPHQLKTRVGTLTLNVPRLRNGHFSTDLFHRYQRSEQALVLSLMEMVINGVSTRRVSRITETLCGTDFSKTTVSELCGHLDPIVEGWNNRPLKGRFPFLIVDAVYTKVRENGRVRSRGVLISYGINEEGYRTILGLKIDDSESTEAWNSYFSWLKARGLKGVDVVVSDDHGGLVSAVQRAFQGATWQRCQEHFLRNVRDRLPKPLKHEVADQVRAILHAPDVDTAQTLLHSFLKAYQEKAPRITEFVETAFDDVTAVLSLPEPYRRRLRTTNGMERLNEEFRRREKVIRIFPNQDSVVRLMGAVLMEQDEKWVSGRRYLKMDDYFDWKAKQPRSAKPGKVTTLYPKG, encoded by the coding sequence ATGGCTCATCTACAGATTACTCTAGATGAACAACTTCTGCATCATTTATTTATTGGCAACGAAAAAGATTCGGCGATGGATGACCTCCTGGAGATGATTTTAAATCAGGTTCTGAACGCGCAGGCCAGTGAACAGATCAACGCCGAAAAATACGAACGGAGTGAAAAGCGGACGGATTATCGAAACGGTTCTTATCCTCATCAACTGAAAACACGCGTGGGAACGCTCACCCTGAACGTCCCCAGACTCCGTAACGGCCATTTCTCAACGGATCTTTTTCATCGCTATCAGCGCAGCGAACAGGCGCTGGTCCTTTCCCTGATGGAAATGGTGATCAACGGGGTGTCCACCCGGCGAGTCAGCCGAATTACCGAGACACTTTGCGGCACGGACTTTTCAAAAACGACCGTCTCTGAACTTTGCGGACATTTGGATCCCATCGTTGAGGGGTGGAATAATCGTCCCTTAAAGGGCCGCTTTCCCTTTCTCATCGTGGATGCCGTTTATACCAAGGTCCGTGAAAATGGGCGTGTCCGTTCCCGGGGCGTTCTGATCAGCTACGGGATCAACGAAGAAGGGTATCGAACGATTCTGGGGTTAAAAATCGATGACAGCGAGAGCACGGAAGCCTGGAACAGCTATTTCAGTTGGCTGAAAGCACGCGGCTTGAAGGGCGTTGATGTCGTCGTCAGCGATGATCATGGAGGACTGGTCAGTGCCGTTCAAAGAGCGTTTCAGGGCGCGACCTGGCAGCGATGCCAGGAACACTTCCTGCGCAATGTGCGTGACCGGCTCCCAAAGCCATTAAAACACGAAGTTGCCGATCAGGTTCGAGCGATTCTCCACGCGCCCGATGTCGACACAGCTCAGACCCTGCTTCACTCTTTTTTGAAAGCTTATCAGGAAAAAGCACCACGAATCACAGAGTTTGTTGAGACGGCCTTTGATGATGTGACTGCGGTGCTCTCCTTGCCCGAACCTTATCGCCGCCGTTTGCGGACAACCAATGGCATGGAACGCCTCAACGAAGAGTTTCGCCGCCGCGAGAAGGTGATTCGTATTTTTCCCAATCAAGATTCGGTCGTCCGTCTGATGGGGGCCGTTCTTATGGAGCAGGATGAAAAGTGGGTGAGCGGTCGCCGTTATTTGAAAATGGACGACTATTTTGACTGGAAGGCCAAGCAACCCAGATCAGCGAAACCGGGTAAAGTCACTACCCTTTATCCAAAAGGATGA
- a CDS encoding HNH endonuclease signature motif containing protein, which produces MSNRYIPAEIRRNLRQEARFGCVLCGSPIIEYHHIVPFHEIKKHIEEKMVVVCPEHHHRADCGEVPREVLYRAKKSPYNLKNEVISKDFFLRDYDHLKIKAGSNTFIRTPELIVVDGEPLLEIHKDEGIAKIDAKFYNRHNKLLAEIINNEWFAYRSSEFWDVQYSPGHLKINRSAGNILMDFKFHDDIVNLTARMYFNGHIIDLQPNQTVLGNNTISNSVIADCEAGIVLNYGHKK; this is translated from the coding sequence ATGTCGAATAGATATATACCAGCAGAAATAAGGAGAAACCTGAGACAAGAGGCACGATTTGGTTGTGTTTTATGTGGCAGTCCGATAATTGAATACCATCATATTGTTCCATTCCATGAAATTAAGAAACATATAGAAGAAAAAATGGTTGTTGTATGCCCCGAACATCACCATCGTGCTGATTGTGGGGAAGTACCAAGAGAGGTCTTATATAGGGCGAAGAAGTCTCCGTATAATTTAAAAAACGAAGTTATCTCCAAGGATTTCTTTCTTCGAGACTATGATCATTTAAAGATAAAGGCGGGTTCTAACACTTTTATTCGAACTCCAGAACTTATTGTTGTTGATGGCGAGCCATTACTAGAGATTCATAAAGATGAAGGTATCGCAAAGATTGATGCCAAATTCTATAATCGTCACAATAAATTGCTGGCAGAGATCATAAATAATGAATGGTTTGCATACAGAAGTTCAGAATTTTGGGATGTTCAGTACTCTCCAGGGCACTTGAAAATCAATAGGTCTGCGGGGAATATTTTAATGGATTTTAAATTTCACGATGATATTGTTAACTTGACAGCTAGAATGTACTTCAATGGTCATATTATTGATCTTCAGCCTAACCAAACCGTTCTGGGGAATAATACTATTTCGAATAGTGTTATTGCAGACTGTGAGGCTGGAATTGTATTAAACTATGGTCATAAAAAATAA
- a CDS encoding amino acid permease, which produces MLLLGIVVNVLLLIVMFAIILKANRSVTSVRSKNAPSEDLKSFGYKQELLRDMGGFSNFAVSFSIISILTGAVTLYGYGFNQGGPAIMGVGWPLVTLFVLFIAAAMAELTSSIPTSGAIYHWASILGGPRWGWFTGWLNIIGQVTIVAGIDFGCAGFASALLFGNPTHGQILITYAVILLTHATLNHIGINVVAKLNSFSAIYHIIGVFIIIGVLTAFGPQHNVGYIFNADFSTVTSGSTPYWFAFLVGLLQAQWTLTGYDASAHTSEETIDPKVRAPWGVYLSVAISGIFGFILLAVVTMSIKDPAAVAQAGGNAFIVAIQQAVGGWFGQAMLWMVTIAMWFCGLSSITSSSRMIFAFSRDKGLPFSKIWSHISKKFFTPNYAIWLVSVIAFLSAIFDNVYAVITSLSVIGLYGSYFVPIFLKLRAKSKGAWTAKDDGPWNLKGWSGPVSVIACAWIIFLVALMVISPSDVTITSHYTLHYATGKIFISVLLLLTIYFFAYAKSHFKGPHLGSYAEISQRLRKKEGTAVPSGETVQH; this is translated from the coding sequence ATGCTACTACTTGGGATTGTGGTGAACGTTCTTCTTCTCATTGTCATGTTCGCCATTATACTTAAGGCGAATCGTTCCGTCACCAGCGTGCGATCGAAAAATGCGCCGTCAGAAGATCTTAAGTCATTCGGGTATAAACAAGAATTGCTGCGTGATATGGGCGGCTTTTCAAATTTTGCCGTCTCGTTCTCGATTATTTCTATCCTTACAGGAGCCGTAACACTTTATGGCTATGGATTTAACCAGGGCGGGCCGGCAATCATGGGCGTCGGCTGGCCGCTGGTTACTCTATTTGTTCTATTCATTGCTGCAGCCATGGCAGAACTGACATCGTCCATTCCAACATCAGGTGCGATTTATCATTGGGCATCCATTCTGGGCGGACCAAGATGGGGCTGGTTTACAGGATGGCTGAACATCATCGGTCAGGTCACTATTGTTGCGGGGATTGATTTTGGCTGTGCAGGCTTTGCCTCAGCATTGCTGTTCGGCAATCCAACACATGGACAAATACTGATTACGTATGCTGTGATTCTATTAACGCACGCTACACTCAATCACATCGGAATCAATGTCGTGGCCAAACTAAACTCTTTTTCAGCCATTTATCATATTATTGGTGTCTTCATCATTATCGGCGTGTTGACGGCTTTTGGTCCACAACATAACGTCGGATATATTTTCAATGCTGATTTCTCAACCGTAACAAGTGGCAGCACTCCTTATTGGTTCGCTTTTCTTGTTGGGCTGCTGCAGGCACAATGGACACTTACCGGGTATGATGCTTCTGCGCATACAAGTGAGGAGACCATTGACCCAAAAGTCAGAGCGCCCTGGGGCGTTTATCTCTCCGTTGCCATATCGGGAATTTTTGGGTTTATTCTTCTCGCAGTTGTGACGATGTCCATTAAGGATCCTGCCGCGGTTGCCCAGGCCGGCGGTAATGCGTTTATTGTCGCGATTCAACAGGCAGTCGGTGGATGGTTCGGCCAGGCGATGCTCTGGATGGTCACCATCGCGATGTGGTTCTGCGGACTGTCTTCGATTACCTCATCTTCACGCATGATTTTCGCATTCAGCCGAGACAAAGGATTGCCTTTTTCTAAAATTTGGTCCCATATTTCCAAAAAATTCTTTACACCGAATTACGCCATCTGGCTGGTGTCCGTTATCGCCTTTCTGTCCGCAATCTTCGATAATGTTTACGCGGTAATCACTTCTCTTAGTGTGATTGGTCTCTATGGTTCCTACTTTGTTCCCATCTTTCTTAAATTGCGGGCAAAGAGCAAGGGGGCCTGGACAGCGAAAGATGACGGCCCGTGGAACTTGAAAGGTTGGAGCGGTCCCGTGAGTGTGATCGCCTGTGCCTGGATTATTTTCTTAGTTGCCCTGATGGTGATCTCACCGAGCGACGTGACCATAACCAGCCATTACACCCTTCACTATGCCACGGGAAAAATATTTATTTCCGTTCTCCTGCTGCTGACTATCTACTTCTTTGCCTATGCAAAGAGTCATTTTAAAGGACCGCATTTAGGTTCCTATGCAGAAATCAGTCAACGGCTGCGTAAAAAAGAAGGAACAGCTGTTCCCTCCGGAGAGACGGTTCAACACTGA
- a CDS encoding ethanolamine ammonia-lyase reactivating factor EutA, protein MEHVVLSVGIDIGTSTTQLIISRLTIQNKASLFSIPNIVITKKEIIFQSEIIFTPLSRGCQIDDAAIAHFVGQQYRLAGVSKQSIGVGAIIITGETARKENADRVVQTLSQDAGDFVVATAGPDLEGILAAKGSGAGRVSSERKMPIINLDIGGGTTNLAALDGDRILDTACFDVGGRLIKIDPETLRISYIAPKIQQLIHQLNLKLSEGTILKSAEQLNPVIDVLVQVLENSVGIGEKNRFFDLLVTNHRFTQRDTNQIRSISFSGGVADCMSQLENLPPFAYGDIGLLLGKRLLDSKIVQYRDVAPSQETIRATVVGAGSYSITVSGSTISYTPNVLPVRNVPMIKLPIEPMNGNAPGLTDQIKSCLEIFRSQELSNVALYIVGLKSPSFNQLQHCAREIVAGTQALLDHHLPLIVITEEDIAKALGHSLFYNLPPNYPYICIDRIHANHGDYIDIGTPVSNTTVLPVSVKTLVFN, encoded by the coding sequence TTGGAACATGTTGTTTTGAGTGTGGGTATTGACATTGGCACATCTACAACACAATTAATCATCTCAAGGTTAACCATTCAAAATAAGGCATCTCTATTTTCGATTCCTAATATCGTCATCACAAAGAAAGAGATTATTTTCCAAAGCGAGATCATCTTTACGCCGCTTTCACGCGGCTGTCAAATTGATGACGCAGCCATTGCGCACTTTGTCGGCCAGCAATACAGGCTGGCGGGTGTAAGCAAACAGTCAATCGGAGTGGGTGCCATCATTATTACCGGTGAGACGGCCAGAAAAGAGAATGCAGATCGTGTGGTACAAACGCTGAGTCAGGATGCCGGTGACTTTGTAGTGGCAACCGCCGGTCCCGACCTTGAAGGGATTTTAGCGGCTAAAGGATCAGGGGCGGGAAGGGTTTCATCGGAAAGAAAAATGCCGATTATTAATCTGGATATCGGTGGCGGAACGACTAATCTTGCTGCTTTGGACGGCGATCGGATCCTGGACACAGCCTGCTTTGATGTTGGCGGTCGTTTGATTAAAATTGATCCGGAGACGCTTCGGATTAGCTATATTGCTCCGAAAATACAGCAGCTCATTCATCAATTAAACCTTAAGTTGTCTGAAGGAACCATCCTGAAATCAGCAGAACAGCTCAATCCAGTCATTGATGTCCTTGTTCAAGTGCTGGAAAACAGCGTTGGCATTGGTGAGAAGAACCGCTTTTTTGACTTGCTTGTCACAAATCATCGTTTTACGCAACGTGATACGAACCAGATTCGATCTATTTCTTTTTCGGGCGGTGTGGCCGATTGTATGTCGCAATTAGAAAATCTTCCGCCGTTTGCCTATGGGGATATCGGGCTGTTACTGGGAAAACGGCTGCTGGATTCAAAAATAGTTCAATACAGAGATGTTGCGCCGTCACAAGAGACGATTCGGGCCACAGTGGTTGGCGCTGGATCTTATTCGATCACCGTCAGCGGAAGTACGATTTCTTACACGCCGAATGTGCTCCCTGTTCGTAATGTGCCGATGATTAAACTGCCGATTGAACCGATGAACGGCAACGCTCCCGGGTTAACGGATCAAATCAAAAGCTGTCTTGAAATCTTTCGCAGCCAAGAGCTCTCAAATGTTGCCCTATATATCGTTGGTTTAAAAAGTCCTTCATTTAATCAATTACAGCACTGCGCACGAGAAATTGTGGCGGGGACTCAGGCATTGCTTGACCATCATCTGCCACTGATTGTGATTACTGAAGAAGATATCGCCAAAGCACTGGGGCACAGTTTATTTTACAATCTGCCACCCAATTATCCCTATATCTGTATTGACCGCATTCATGCGAATCACGGCGATTATATCGATATAGGAACACCTGTTTCAAATACGACCGTTTTACCGGTCAGTGTCAAAACACTCGTATTCAACTAA
- a CDS encoding ethanolamine ammonia-lyase subunit EutB, with amino-acid sequence MILKTMLAGQLYTFDSVKEVLAKANELKSGDQLAGVAAQSAQERVAAKVVLAQLTLNDLFNNPVVPYDEDEVTRTIIDGVNKRIFQSIKNWTVEELREWLLSYAATDIAIKRLSRGLTSEMIAAVCKLMTNMDLIYAAKKIHIEKTANTTIGRPGTFSSRLQPNHPTDDLNGIMASVMEGLSMGSGDAVIGLNPVNDSVESVRNILNKFEAFRSKWEIPTQTCVLAHITTQMEAVRQGAPTGLIFQSIAGSEKANKAFGINRGMLAEARQLAEDQGQAWGPNVMYFETGQGSELSSEANFGADQVTMEARCYGFARTFDPFLVNTVVGFIGPEYLYDAKQVIRAGLEDHFMGKLTGISMGCDVCYTNHMKADQNDAENLTVLLASAGCNYIMGVPHADDVMLNYQSTGFQETATIRELFHLHPIREFEHWMEKMGLIENGQLTERAGDASIFLE; translated from the coding sequence ATGATTTTAAAGACCATGCTGGCCGGACAGCTGTATACGTTTGATTCGGTTAAAGAGGTTTTGGCAAAAGCAAATGAACTCAAATCGGGGGATCAGCTGGCCGGTGTCGCTGCGCAAAGCGCTCAGGAACGCGTAGCAGCTAAGGTCGTCCTTGCTCAGCTGACACTCAATGATCTGTTTAACAACCCGGTTGTTCCCTATGATGAGGACGAGGTGACGCGAACTATTATTGATGGTGTCAATAAGCGAATTTTTCAATCAATAAAAAATTGGACGGTCGAAGAACTTCGTGAATGGCTGCTCTCCTATGCGGCAACAGACATTGCGATCAAACGTCTTTCAAGAGGGTTAACCTCTGAGATGATTGCTGCTGTCTGTAAGTTAATGACCAATATGGATTTGATCTATGCTGCGAAAAAGATACATATTGAGAAAACGGCAAATACAACAATCGGACGCCCCGGGACTTTTTCTTCACGACTGCAACCGAATCATCCGACTGATGATTTAAATGGAATCATGGCTTCAGTCATGGAGGGTCTCAGTATGGGTTCAGGGGACGCGGTGATCGGTCTGAATCCTGTGAATGACTCTGTAGAAAGTGTGCGAAATATTTTAAATAAATTTGAAGCGTTCCGAAGCAAGTGGGAGATTCCGACACAGACTTGTGTACTTGCACATATTACAACGCAAATGGAAGCCGTCAGACAGGGTGCTCCTACCGGTTTGATTTTTCAATCGATTGCCGGTTCAGAGAAAGCCAATAAGGCATTCGGCATTAATCGCGGCATGCTGGCCGAGGCGCGCCAGCTTGCAGAAGACCAGGGCCAGGCATGGGGACCGAATGTCATGTATTTTGAAACAGGCCAGGGCTCTGAATTATCGTCTGAAGCGAATTTTGGAGCGGACCAGGTCACGATGGAGGCACGCTGTTATGGCTTTGCTCGAACATTTGATCCATTTCTTGTCAATACGGTTGTCGGGTTTATTGGCCCGGAATATTTGTATGATGCAAAGCAGGTGATACGCGCCGGGCTGGAGGATCACTTTATGGGCAAACTGACGGGCATTTCAATGGGTTGTGATGTTTGCTATACCAATCATATGAAGGCTGATCAAAATGATGCTGAGAATCTCACCGTTCTCCTTGCTTCAGCGGGATGCAATTACATCATGGGCGTTCCGCATGCAGATGATGTGATGCTCAATTATCAATCAACAGGATTTCAGGAGACGGCGACCATCCGTGAATTATTTCATCTGCATCCAATTCGAGAATTCGAACATTGGATGGAAAAAATGGGCCTCATAGAGAACGGGCAGTTAACAGAACGCGCCGGTGATGCATCCATTTTTCTCGAATGA
- the eutC gene encoding ethanolamine ammonia-lyase subunit EutC has product MEKETDQSSKILNDISEINLREQLLVPNAHHLDGYMKMKSFTPARLGLWRCGPRYKTQSILRFRADHAAAQDSAFSYVDPNLIKEMDFISIQTLCRSKDEYLTRPDLGRRFSKEYAEKIRKHITNHPKIQLVVGDGLSSAAIEANIKEIIPSIKQGLNYYGLDCQQPIFVTYCRVGVMDQIGEITDADVVCLLIGERPGLATAQSMSAYIAYRPTMGMPEMRRTVVSNIHAQGIPPVEAGAYISELLYKMLRYKKSGLDLKAIENTR; this is encoded by the coding sequence ATGGAAAAAGAGACAGATCAGTCAAGCAAAATACTCAATGATATCTCGGAAATTAATTTGAGAGAGCAGCTTTTGGTTCCGAATGCGCATCATTTGGACGGCTACATGAAAATGAAGTCCTTCACTCCGGCAAGGCTCGGCCTTTGGCGCTGTGGCCCGAGATATAAAACACAATCCATTTTAAGATTCAGAGCGGATCATGCAGCGGCCCAAGATTCGGCTTTTTCATATGTGGATCCCAACTTAATCAAAGAGATGGATTTTATTTCCATCCAGACACTCTGCCGCTCAAAAGACGAATACCTGACACGCCCGGATTTAGGACGCCGATTTTCAAAGGAATATGCAGAAAAAATCAGGAAGCACATCACTAATCATCCGAAAATCCAGCTCGTTGTTGGTGATGGACTAAGCTCTGCCGCGATCGAAGCCAATATAAAAGAAATCATTCCATCAATCAAACAAGGGTTGAATTATTATGGCCTCGATTGCCAGCAGCCTATTTTCGTCACATATTGCCGGGTTGGCGTGATGGATCAAATTGGCGAAATTACCGATGCTGATGTGGTGTGCCTGCTGATCGGCGAACGTCCGGGACTGGCAACGGCCCAGTCCATGAGTGCCTATATCGCCTACAGACCAACCATGGGGATGCCGGAAATGAGACGCACGGTTGTGTCGAACATCCATGCACAGGGCATCCCTCCCGTTGAAGCAGGAGCCTATATCAGTGAGCTGCTCTATAAAATGTTGCGTTATAAAAAGTCCGGACTTGATTTAAAAGCAATCGAAAATACCAGGTAA
- a CDS encoding ATP:cob(I)alamin adenosyltransferase: MDGCEILFKNRRLRQDSFGWQHQGFKSCQQIEAYETMGALNNWLGNLTACCDDRKSFFIEEVQEIQQCLFDAGHDLACAPNHSDCIFPIIK; the protein is encoded by the coding sequence GTGGACGGATGTGAAATTCTATTCAAAAACCGGAGATTAAGGCAGGATTCATTTGGTTGGCAGCACCAGGGTTTTAAAAGCTGCCAACAAATCGAAGCTTATGAGACGATGGGTGCACTGAACAACTGGCTGGGTAACCTAACCGCCTGTTGTGATGACCGTAAGTCGTTCTTTATTGAGGAAGTGCAGGAGATTCAGCAATGTCTTTTTGATGCAGGGCATGATCTTGCATGCGCCCCGAATCATTCTGATTGTATTTTTCCGATCATTAAATGA
- a CDS encoding ATP:cob(I)alamin adenosyltransferase: MRQFILPGGSKMTAVLYLARTVARRLD, translated from the coding sequence ATCAGGCAATTCATCCTTCCAGGAGGCAGTAAAATGACAGCTGTTCTGTATCTTGCACGAACGGTTGCCCGCAGATTAGATTAG